A DNA window from Methanomicrobia archaeon contains the following coding sequences:
- a CDS encoding transcriptional regulator produces MSAEVGFEEILRALRRSRVRTEILMYLYKLYPRASYPAEISRNTGIDSTNILGGLRGMSSRFDESSSLLKLGIVEKIERGDVTYYRLSERGKALVESLQKA; encoded by the coding sequence ATGAGCGCGGAAGTGGGGTTTGAGGAGATACTGCGCGCTCTCAGAAGGAGCAGAGTGAGGACTGAGATTCTGATGTATCTCTATAAACTGTATCCCCGGGCCTCCTATCCCGCGGAGATTTCAAGGAACACTGGCATCGATTCTACGAACATCCTCGGCGGATTGAGAGGGATGAGCAGTAGATTTGATGAGTCAAGTTCTCTTCTCAAACTGGGGATTGTGGAGAAGATAGAACGTGGGGATGTCACCTATTACCGGCTTTCAGAGCGTGGAAAAGCCTTAGTAGAGAGCCTGCAGAAGGCTTAG